Genomic window (Streptomyces cadmiisoli):
GACCCCTGCCGCCTGCACAATCGCGGCTGACAGCGATGGCTTGGATGGTGGGGGATATCGATTAAGCTGCTCAAGCTGTGCACACAAACTGAGCAGAGGGACGGTATGGCGGCGCGACACGAGGAGATCGCCGAGGCGCTGCGGCGCGCGATCGACCGCGAGGAGTACACCGTGGGCAGCCGACTGCCCTCCGAGACGGAACTCGCCGCGCAGTACGCCGTCTCACGCGGCACCGTCCGTCAGGCAGTCGCGAGCCTGACCGCGGAGGGCTTGATCGGCTCCCGCCAGGGCGCCCGCCGGGTCGTCCTCGCCAGCCGCCGCAGCCAGAGCTTCGCGGAGCTGCGCAGCTTCGCCCAGTGGGCGCGCGCGATGGGCCGTGAGGCGACCGGCCGGGTGGTCGAGCAGGAGTACCGGCCGGCCACCGTCGAGGACTCGACGCGACTCCAACTCCCCGTCAGCACGCCTGTGTTGTACGTACTGCGAGCGCGCGGGCTGGACGGTGAGCCGGTGCTGCTGGAGCGGACGGTGTACGCGGACTGGATCGCGCCGGCGGTGGAATCGATCGAGGCGGACTGTCCGTCCGTCACCCAACGGCTGTACGAGGAGACGGGTCTGGTCTTCGCGTACGGCGAGCACGTCATCGACGCGGTCGCCGCCGGTGCGCAGGACGCCGACCTGCTCGGCATCCGGCGTACCAGCCCGCTGCTGCGGGTGCGACGGGTGACGACGACGCACGAAGGGCGGCCGGTGGAGTGGTCGGACGACCGCTACCGGTCGGACGCCGTGAGCTTCAGCGTGCACAACTCGATCGAGAACAACGCGCTCGCCCGCAAGACCGCGGAGTAGGGCCGGCACCGAGGCCGCGCGTCCCCGCCGCGGCGCTCGGTTCGACGGGCGCCGAGGAGCCGCCGGGCCGGACCCGCCGACGGCCGCCCGCGCATGCGCGAGCAGCACTCACCCCGGGGTGGCGCGGCGGCCCGGACGCCTTCCCGCCGGATGATGGGATGACCTCCGTGCCGCGGCCCGTCCGTCCGCGGCACCAAGATCGCGAGTGTGGCCGGGTTGACTTCAAGCGCTTCAGGTATCGGAGGCTCTCCACATGGCAGGAGCGACCAGAGAGCAAGCCGGGGATCTGACCATCCAGGAGATGGCACGGCGATCGGGTTTCAGTGAGCCCACGCTGCGTTACTACGAGAAGATCGGTTTGCTGGGAGAGGTCGCCCGGGACGAGTCCAGTGGTCACCGCCGATACGGGCCGGCGACCGCGGACCGCGTCGAGGCACTGTCCTGCCTGCGTTCGGCGGGAATGTCGGTCAGCGGGATGCGCCGCTATCTGGACCTGCTCGCTCGAGGCGACTCCGCGGCGGCCGAGCAGCGGGACCTGTTCTCCGCACAGGCCGAGAAGCTGGCCGCGGACATCGAGCAGCTTCAGCTGCGCCTGACGTATCTGCGGGGCAAGGCCGACCTGTGGGACGCCCGCGTCCGCGGGGACCGCGTCGCCGAGGAGCG
Coding sequences:
- a CDS encoding GntR family transcriptional regulator; its protein translation is MAARHEEIAEALRRAIDREEYTVGSRLPSETELAAQYAVSRGTVRQAVASLTAEGLIGSRQGARRVVLASRRSQSFAELRSFAQWARAMGREATGRVVEQEYRPATVEDSTRLQLPVSTPVLYVLRARGLDGEPVLLERTVYADWIAPAVESIEADCPSVTQRLYEETGLVFAYGEHVIDAVAAGAQDADLLGIRRTSPLLRVRRVTTTHEGRPVEWSDDRYRSDAVSFSVHNSIENNALARKTAE
- a CDS encoding MerR family transcriptional regulator, producing the protein MAGATREQAGDLTIQEMARRSGFSEPTLRYYEKIGLLGEVARDESSGHRRYGPATADRVEALSCLRSAGMSVSGMRRYLDLLARGDSAAAEQRDLFSAQAEKLAADIEQLQLRLTYLRGKADLWDARVRGDRVAEERAIDDVVRVVERFAH